A region from the Mya arenaria isolate MELC-2E11 chromosome 2, ASM2691426v1 genome encodes:
- the LOC128220622 gene encoding 50S ribosomal protein L27-like: MAAPLSFARAISNKILQFSKTYSGRNVLPCVVCEVTRGKKTKSGGSTRNQKTKTAGKHRRPWKKDGEFVYKGDVIHTQYGLQYYPGENVGIQRNNTLFALTDGILCISSEKLQPYPDSPLYQRVKDGLNIYKNFYNIFPTPVHAKFKLVSETSNVKDLESGGQ, translated from the exons ATGGCCGCGCCCTTGTCATTTGCAAGGGCAATTTCTAATAAAATTTTACAGTTCTCAAAGACATATTCAG GTCGGAATGTTTTACCTTGCGTAGTTTGTGAGGTTACGCGAGGTAAGAAGACCAAGTCAGGGGGCTCTACGAGGAAccagaaaacaaaaacagccGGGAAACACAGGCGGCCATGGAAAAAAGATGGTGAATTTGTCTATAAAGGAGACGTGATACACACACAGTATGGTCTCCAGTATTACCCAGGAGAAAAT GTGGGCATTCAGAGGAACAACACACTGTTTGCACTGACTGACGGCATCCTGTGCATCTCCTCAGAGAAACTTCAGCCCTACCCAGACAGTCCACTGTACCAGCGGGTGAAGGATGGGctcaacatttacaaaaacttcTACAATATTTTCCCCACACCTGTTCATGCCAAGTTTAAACTGGTCTCAGAAACTTCTAATGTAAAGGATTTGGAGTCAGGTGGACAGTAA